The following proteins are encoded in a genomic region of Triticum dicoccoides isolate Atlit2015 ecotype Zavitan chromosome 1B, WEW_v2.0, whole genome shotgun sequence:
- the LOC119344082 gene encoding 26S proteasome regulatory subunit RPN13-like yields MESSEPLQDIMCEFRAGKMSLEGTRVVPDTRKGLVRIGKGEEGLIHFQWLDRGQNIVEDDQIVFPDEAVFEKVTESSGRVYILKFRHDSRKFFLWMQETNADGDSQICRQVNAYINRPLDGDAISIEAEMSHEDTADDDISSRAGNLVDQSMTADMAGEVTSAAGPVRLADLQRILSSIQPSDATADPDAGLRLGDILKPDLILPLIETLPIEQLASHLPEGSWTAGDILELLQSPPLRQQLDAFTHVLQTGQIDLAQFGVDPSKYKFTVASFLEALEDSVAKASTDGGNDSKAKKDGGNDPMDES; encoded by the exons ATGGAGAGCAGTGAACCACTCCAG GATATAATGTGTGAGTTCCGTGCTGGTAAGATGTCTCTTGAGGGAACACGGGTGGTCCCAGACACACGCAAGGGGCTTGTTCGTATTGGAAAG GGTGAAGAAGGCTTGATTCATTTTCAGTGGCTTGACCGTGGACAAAACATAGTTGAAGAT GATCAAATTGTCTTCCCTGATGAGGCTGTCTTTGagaag GTAACAGAATCTTCTGGAAGGGTGTACATCTTGAAGTTCAGGCATGATAGCAGGAAATTCTTCCTATGGATGCAG GAGACAAATGCTGATGGGGACTCGCAAATATGCCGCCAAGTTAATGCCTACATAAATCGGCCCTTGG ATGGCGATGCAATTTCTATTGAGGCAGAAATGTCACACGAGGATACAGCTGATGATGACATCTCTTCCAG AGCTGGGAATTTAGTTGATCAGAGCATGACCGCTGATATGGCTGGTGAAGTGACTTCTGCCGCTGGACCTGTACGACTGGCTGACCTTCAGAGAATATTGAGTTCTATACAACCATCTG ATGCTACGGCAGATCCTGATGCTG GATTGAGACTAGGAGACATCTTGAAGCCCGATTTGATATTGCCACTAATTGAAACTTTGCCCATCGAACAGTTGGCATCACATCTTCCAGAG GGTTCTTGGACTGCTGGTGATATTCTTGAGCTGCTGCAAAGTCCTCCTTTGCGACAGCAACTGGATGCTTTTACTCAT GTGCTGCAGACTGGCCAAATAGATCTTGCTCAATTTGGGGTGGACCCTAGCAAAT ATAAGTTCACAGTTGCCTCATTCCTGGAGGCATTGGAAGACTCCGTGGCAAAAGCTTCCACAGATGGAGGCAATGATTCAAAGGCCAAGAAAGACGGTGGAAATGATCCCATGGACGAGAGTTGA
- the LOC119344095 gene encoding protease Do-like 10, mitochondrial has protein sequence MHASARLLRRLSSSYSARSLRRLPLHPSPSPPPHPSRLPPLRTVTRALLPHLAAPRFSTISCASTPSLRLGECGALGTPAIPSAEVSEGEEEVESVAARHDTDAFAAVELALDSVVKVFTVSSGPNYFLPWQNKAQRESMGSGFVISGKRIVTNAHVVADHTFVLVRKHGSPAKYKAEVQAIGHECDLALLTVESEEFWEGMNSLDLGDIPFLQEAVAVVGYPQGGDNISVTKGVVSRVEPTQYAHGATQLMAIQIDAAINPGNSGGPAIMGDKVAGVAFQNLSGAENIGYIIPVPVIKRFISGVEESGKYSGFCSLGISCQATENIQIRECFGMRPEMTGVLVSRINPLSGAYEILRKDDILLEFDGVPIANDGTVPFRNRERITFDHLVSMKKPEETAVIKVLRDGKEHELNVTLRPLQPLVPVHQFDKLPSYYIFAGFVFIPLTQPYLHEFGEDWYNTSPRRLCERALRELPKKAGQQLVILSQVLMDDINVGYERLAELQVKKVNGVEVENLKHLCSIVENCTEENLRIDLDDERVIVLKFQNARLATSRILKRHRIPSAMSNDLVDEQASKETDEVGQGLLESAMSPWVAAGSSFADSVLTEGRGLQQIRTQVLQPEL, from the exons ATGCACGCCTCCGCCCGCTTGCtccgccgcctctcctcttcctacTCCGCCcgctcgctccgccgcctccctctccaccCATCACCCTCGCCGCCTCCACATCCATCTCGTCTGCCGCCCCTTCGAACCGTGACCCGCGCCCTCCTTCCCCACCTCGCTGCTCCCCGCTTCTCCACCATCTCTTGCGCATCCACACCCTCTCTCCGCCTAGGTGAATGCGGCGCTCTGGGAACCCCGGCGATACCGTCGGCGGAGGTatccgagggagaggaggaggtggagtcTGTGGCGGCGCGGCATGACACCGACGCGTTCGCGGCGGTGGAGCTCGCGCTGGACTCGGTGGTGAAGGTGTTCACGGTGTCAAGTGGCCCTAACTACTTCCTGCCGTGGCAGAACAAGGCCCAGCGCGAGAGCATGGGCTCCG GCTTTGTAATTTCTGGAAAAAGGATCGTCACAAATGCTCATGTGGTAGCTGATCATACTTTTGTTCTTGTGAGGAAGCATGGATCACCTGCAAAGTACAAGGCGGAAGTTCAGGCTATTGGCCATGAGTGTGATTTGGCTCTTCTTACAGTTGAGAGCGAGGAGTTTTGGGAGGGGATGAACAGCTTGGATCTTGGAGACATTCCATTTTTGCAGGAAGCTGTCGCCGTGGTTGGCTACCCTCAGG GTGGAGACAATATCTCTGTCACCAAGGGGGTTGTTTCTAGAGTGGAACCAACACAGTATGCCCATGGTGCGACTCAGCTCATGGCTATACAAATAGATGCAGCTATTAATCCAGGCAATAGTGGAGGGCCTGCAATCATGGGTGATAAAGTGGCTGGAGTTGCTTTCCAAAATCTGTCAGGAGCAGAAAACATTGG GTATATTATACCTGTGCCTGTAATTAAGCGTTTTATTTCTGGTGTGGAAGAGAGTGGCAAATATTCTGGGTTTTGTTCTCTTGGGATATCTTGCCAGGCCACTGAGAACATCCAAATAAGAGAGTGCTTTGGTATGCGGCCTGAAATGACTGGAGTGTTAGTCAGTAGAATAAATCCTCTGTCTGGTGCTTACGAAATTTTGAGGAAAGACGATATCCTTCTCGAGTTTGATGGCGTGCCTATTGCGAATGATGGGACAG TTCCATTTCGAAATAGAGAgagaatcacctttgatcatcttgTGTCCATGAAGAAGCCTGAAGAAACAGCCGTTATCAAAGTACTAAGAGATGGCAAAGAGCATGAATTGAATGTGACACTTAGACCT TTGCAACCTTTGGTTCCTGTACATCAATTTGATAAACTGCCCAGCTACTACatctttgctggttttgtttttatCCCGCTGACCCAGCCTTATCTCCATGAATTTGGGGAGGACTGGTACAACACTTCGCCACGTCGATTGTGTGAACGGGCACTGAGAGAACTTCCGAAGAAGGCTGGCCAACAGTTAGTAATATTATCTCAG GTCCTAATGGATGATATTAATGTTGGTTATGAAAGGCTGGCTGAACTCCAG GTAAAGAAGGTGAATGGTGTTGAGGTTGAGAATTTGAAGCATTTGTGCAGTATCGTGGAGAACTGCACTGAAGAAAACTTGAGAATTGATTTGGACGATGAGCGGGTGATCGTCCTGAAATTTCAGAACGCGAGGCTTGCCACGTCTCGGATCCTCAAGCGGCACAGGATTCCATCAGCCATGTCAAATGACCTTGTCGATGAACAAGCGAGCAAAG AGACAGATGAGGTAGGCCAAGGACTGCTGGAGTCAGCGATGAGCCCATGGGTTGCAGCAGGCTCCAGTTTTGCTGATTCAGTTTTGACAGAAGGTAGAGGTCTTCAGCAAATAAGAACCCAAGTTCTTCAGCCCGAGTTGTAA
- the LOC119344108 gene encoding thioredoxin-like fold domain-containing protein MRL7L homolog, chloroplastic, which produces MALRCSLPATCSMFCLTRAEHPSSRAPPARLVVSFGSCPGPRPSLGPVLAARPWALRASDPKAGRLVIGGGPRNADADSDSEDEDEGPVRMTDQERRTLRRKIREMMDRMPETQELTDPEEKKAKMRELLTKYQLVVEEEDPEWPEDAQDGMGFGLDQFFDKITIKPEKRDDADDDDAVDDGKKEVVWEDDNYIKPVRDVKTKDWDDTVFTDFGPLIVLVHNRYKRPQDNEMARTELVKAIETFWEHDMPSPRCVAVDACAEPDLVAALKVSGFPELLFTNAGKILHREKAVRSAEVLARMIAFFYYKAARPPCLSESDGQGQEKVPLMS; this is translated from the exons ATGGCGCTTCGCTGCTCCCTGCCCGCGACCTGTTCGATGTTTTGCCTCACACGAGCAGAGCACCCTAGTTCGCGTGCTCCCCCCGCGCGCCTCGTCGTCAGCTTCGGCTCTTGCCCGGGACCCAGGCCGAGCCTGGGACCCGTGCTTGCCGCGCGCCCCTGGGCACTGCGTGCGAGCGACCCCAAGGCCGGCCGGCTGGTGATCGGCGGCGGGCCGCGCAACGCCGACGCCGACTCCGACTCTGAAGACGAGGACGAAGGCCCCGTGCGGATGACGGACCAGGAGCGAAGGACGCTGCGGAGGAAGATACGGGAGATGATGGACCGGATGCCGGAGACGCAGGAGCTGACTgacccggaggagaagaaggccaagatgaGGGAGCTGCTGACCAAATACCAGCTGGTTGtcgaggaggaggacccggagtgGCCCGAGGACGCCCAGGACGGCATGGGCTTCGGCCTCGACCAGTTCTTCGACAAGATCACCATCAAGCCTGAGAAGAGGGATGACGCCGACGACGATGATGCTGTGGATGACGGCAAGAAGGAGGTGGTCTGGGAAGATGACAACTACATCAAGCCTGTCAGGGATGTCAAGACAAAGGATTGGGACGACACCGTGTTCACGGACTTCGGCCCGTTGATTGTGCTCGTGCATAACCGGTACAAGAG ACCTCAGGACAATGAGATGGCAAGAACTGAGCTCGTAAAGGCAATCGAGACGTTTTGGGAACACGATATGCCTTCACCAAGG TGTGTTGCGGTCGACGCCTGCGCGGAGCCAGACCTCGTGGCAGCTCTGAAGGTGTCCGGTTTCCCTGAGTTGCTCTTCACCAATGCAGGGAAGATACTGCACCGAGAGAAAG CTGTCCGGTCGGCCGAGGTGTTGGCGAGGATGATAGCCTTCTTCTACTACAAGGCGGCGAGACCACCTTGCTTGAGCGAATCAGACGGCCAGGGGCAAGAGAAGGTCCCTCTGATGTCGTGA